In Pyxicephalus adspersus chromosome 12, UCB_Pads_2.0, whole genome shotgun sequence, a genomic segment contains:
- the PLA2G4F gene encoding cytosolic phospholipase A2 zeta isoform X2 encodes MLSDADCYVQLQLPTASPVPSRTKVVYNSSDPEWHETFHYRIHGAIKNILELTLYDRDVVMDDELYSIIFDVGNIKPGHTKKETFKLSPKDKGVLEVEFRLEESEEPPAEIVTNGVLVAHPCVCVEGRITNGENGKKGNQMVKLSMPGSYEKQVCAPLKQAQTEEKGIPFVFHADRDFSPSLNVCLQQTLQVGQNDLAPELDKQTVYLGKGSLPISTLPDGTEIKINLPLSKENIINLSMKKEESSPQELDIRLGFELSHGERDFLEKRKKVVGKSLKEVLQLDRVPGSQEAPVVAVLGSGGGTRAMTSFYGSLLGLQDLKILDSVTYLSGVSGSTWCMCTLYEDPEWSQKELQGPISKAKTSVTSSKAGAFSADRLKHCTKELVAMEKEGYKVNFSDLWGLVLEYFLHQKDNPAKLSDQKECVHEGQNPYPIYAGVNVRVNINGEDFAEWCEFTPHEIGFRKYGAFIRTEDFGSEFFMGHLIHRRTEPKICYLQGVWGSAFAANLDEIWARAAGTGILWLNSLTDVIRVIDDCRKFHWDPSRLQTRLVMPGGIVSNIFQEFFKSRFTAGELYNFTRGLYLYKDYKGVREFLAWKGNHLDAFPNQLTPMEENLYLVDGGFSINSPFPLVLQPERDVDVILSFNYSWQSPFEVLHLTKKYCKERGIAFPSITVSKQDEQQPKECYVFMDEDNPHSPIVIHFPMVNDTFCTYKAPGLLRETESEKAFGDFMLSGNDSPYRTKNFTYEPNDFDRLVEVNRYNVINNKEQIMKALKAALDRRKHKM; translated from the exons AATATACTGGAGCTAACTCTATATGATCGGGATGTAGTGATGGATGATGAACTTTATTCCATTATATTTGATGTAGGAAACATCAAACCTGGACACACCAAAAAGGAAACTTTTAAACTCAGTCCCAAG GACAAGGGTGTGTTAGAGGTCGAGTTCCGCCTAGaagaaag cgAAGAACCACCAGCTGAAATCGTTACCAATGGTGTTTTAGTG GCTcatccctgtgtttgtgttgaaGGAAGAATTACCAAtggagaaaatggaaaaaaag GAAACCAGATGGTAAAGTTGTCGATGCCTGGATCCTATGAAAAGCAGGTATGTGCCCCACTAAAGCAGGCACAAACCGAGGAAAAAGGAATTCCATTTGTATTCCATGCAGACCGTGATTTCAGCCCTTCTCTGAATGTTTGCCTGCAACAGACTCTACAAGTAGGACAG AATGATTTGGCACCAGAGCTGGACAAACAAACTGTATACCTAGGTAAGGGGTCTTTACCAATTTCAACTCTACCAGATGGGACAGAAATAAAGATTAATCTCCCTCTGTCTAAG GAAAACATCATAAATTTGAGTATGAAGAAAGAGGAGAG CAGTCCTCAGGAACTTGATATCCGTCTTGGATTTGAACTTTCACATGGAGAGAGAGATTTtctagagaagagaaaaaaggttGTTGGAAAGTCCCTTAAAGAAGTCCTGCAACTTGACAGAGTTCCTGGCTCCCAAGAG GCTCCAGTAGTTGCAGTCCTGGGTTCTGGAGGAGGAACACGTGCAATGACCTCATTCTATGGTAGTCTACTAGGCCTTCAAGATCTAAAGATACTGGACAGTGTCACTTACTTATCTGGTGTGTCTGGTTCAACTTG GTGCATGTGCACACTTTATGAAGATCCTGAATGGTCACAGAAGGAACTCCAGGGACCAATTAGCAAGGCAAAAACTTCTGTTACATCATCCAAAGCTGGAGCATTCTCAGCTGATCGACTTAAGCATTGCACCAAAGAATTGGTGGCCATGGAGAAGGAAGGATACAAAGTCAACTTCAGTGATTTGTGGGGTCTTGTCCTAGAATACTTTCTTCATCAGAAG gACAATCCAGCCAAACTTTCAGACCAGAAGGAGTGTGTGCACGAGGGTCAGAATCCTTACCCTATCTATGCAGGAGTCAATGTTCGAGTGAACATTAACGGAGAAGACTTTGCAG aatggtgTGAATTTACACCACATGAAATTGGATTTCGTAAATATGGAGCCTTCATTCGAACTGAAGACTTTGGCAGTGAGTTCTTCATGGGACATCTTATTCATAGGCGGACAGAACCCAAAATCTGCTACTTGCAGG GAGTTTGGGGCAGTGCCTTTGCTGCAAACCTGGATGAAATCTGGGCACGTGCAGCAGGCACAGGTATCCTCTGGCTTAATTCTCTGACTGATGTCATCCGTGTGATAG ATGATTGCCGGAAATTTCACTGGGATCCATCTCGGCTACAGACCCGTTTGGTGATGCCAGGTGGCATAGTGTCCAATATCTTCCAGGAGTTCTTTAAGTCTCGATTCACTGCGGGAGAACTATACAACTTCACCAGAGGCCTATATCTCTATAAAGATTACAAAGGAGTGCGGGAATTTCTGGCTTGGAAAg GGAATCACTTGGATGCTTTTCCCAATCAACTAACCCCTATGGAAGAGAATTTGTATCTTGTAGATGGTGGATTCTCCATCAACTCACCTTTCCCATTGGTTTTACAGCCTGAGAGGGATGTTGATGTCATATTGTCCTTTAACTACTCATGGCAGTCTCCATTTGAG gtactgCATCTAACTAAAAAGTACTGCAAGGAGAGGGGCATTGCATTTCCGTCTATTACTGTAAGTAAGCAGGATGAGCAACAGCCGAAGGAATGCTATGTGTTCATGGATGAAGATAATCCTCACTCTCCGATAGTGATTCATTTTCCCATGGTGAATGACACATTCTGCACATATAAAGCACCAG GTCTGCTCCgagaaacagaaagtgaaaaggCCTTTGGGGACTTTATGCTCTCAGGAAATGATTCTCCATACAGGACCAAAAATTTTACTTATGAACCTAACGACTTTGACCGGTTGGTAGAGGTGAACCgatacaatgtaataaataacaaagaACAGATCATGAAGGCACTCAAAGCTGCGTTGGACCGCAGGAAGCACAAAATGTGA